The Phormidium sp. PBR-2020 DNA segment AGTCACTGCAAGATCCTGAGGCATTCTAGCAAAGACTGACCCGCCAGTTAAGCTTGAACCGGCTTGATGGGTAAACGCATCTCAAAGGCCGTTCCCTCCCCAGGGGTTGACGAAAAACTTAACTGTCCATGATGGTTATCGACGATAATTTGATGGCTAATGGCTAACCCTAAGCCAGTTCCTTTCCCCGCTGGCTTGGTGGTAAAGAAATTCTCAAAAATCCGGTTCTGAATCGTCTCGGGTATTCCCGGCCCATTGTCTTCAATGATAATGGAGACCCAATTCTCATCAATTTGCTGGGTCGTTAAAGTGATAATTGGCTCCTTGCCAAGTTGTTTCACCTCCTCCACCGCATCGATCGCATTGCTAAGCAAATTCATAAATACCTGATTTAACTGCCCTGAAGCACAATAAACTGGAGGAATATGTCCATAATGCTTTTCCAGGGTAATTCCTGTCTTTAAGCGGTTGTTTAAAATTAGAAGTGTATTTTCAAGATGGGTTTCTAAATTTGTATTTTCATAGCGATCTTCTCCCATGTGAGAAAAGCTGTGTAAACTCCCCACAATTTTCGTCAAGCGTTCCGCACTTTCGCGAACGGTTTGCAAAATCTTCGGTAAATCGTCCTTCAAAAACTCAAATTCTAGGTCTTCCTTGAGTTCCTGAACCTCCTCAGCCACCGCGCCTTCAGCCTCATAAGCCTCCACCAACTCCAGTAAATCCTGAAAATAGTTCTGGAGAAAGTTCATATTCCCATTGATGCAGTTCACTGGATTACGAAACTCATGGGCCACTCCCGCCACCATACGTCCTAAACTGGACATTTTTTCCGTCTGCATCATCTGCTGACGAGTTTGTTCATGTAATAACTGAGTGGTCAGTTGATGAATATGAGATTGAGCCACCAAAAGCTGATGAACATCGAGTAAATGATACTCTCCTGAATCAACTTCGACTAAAATTGGCTCGTAGAGTAAATCTGGGGGACGTTGTAGAGACCGCCGCGCCGCCATGACAATCAAGGTGTGGCTAGGATAACAAAATACTTCTCGCTCGGCAAAGTAATAGAGAGAGGCGATGGGACGACGGGAAAACAACTCTATACTATAAATCTGACTCATGTGTTCGAGGAGTCTCCGCCGCGATAACACCCCCACAAATTCCTGGTTCTGAGTCAGAATCACCCCCGGAAGTAGGGGATTTTGGTTGAAAATCTCCATCACCTCCTCCCCCCGACAGGAGACGGGAACATTGCATTGATGTAACTCCAGCTCATCTAAGGTTGAGTCTAAGCTAAGATGTGCAACCGGAGTTTCTTCCGGGAGTTGCGGTTGGGAGATGGACTGTAGAAGGACAGACATGGCGGTTTCAGATTATTAAAGATTGGCTAATGTTAGTTTGAATACAGACTTAGTTGCATCCTAACTGATTTCACCGCCAATCTTCCGGGCGATCGCCAAATCTTTACGAGGGTAAAACTGGGTTTAACATAACATTAACCCGGCGTTAACAAAACCTAAGAACCCGCCTCCACTTTTGTCCTCGTTAAAAACTCCCGCAACCGCCATAAACTCAGAGTTTGCCCAAGATTCAACGGCAATACAGACACCCCTTCCAAGCGCGATTGCACCCAACCCTCGCCCCAATACCATTCATGAAATCCGTCAATTCCCTGACTGAGAATCATCCGTAAACAATGGTCATTCGCCACCTCAACCCGATGTTGAATCGTAATCGGGCCGAGGGAACTGGTGAACGTTAAATCCGAATGAAGTTTTGGCGGCAGTCCCGTCGAGAGTTGCTGGGGGGCCAGCCACTTCTGAATCTGACCCGGTTCCAATAAACTCTGGCCGATCGCCTCGGCTGACGCATCCACCTCAATTCGTAACTGACTCTGTTGGAAGCTTCCAAACATACTAACCCTATGTCTTGCGAGCGGCATCAAACCATATCCCCCCTATTATCTCTCATCCAGACCTCCGTGGGGGGTCAATCCTCCCCCAAGACGCGATCGCCCCCGTCCGAGTGCCAGGAATCATTACAATAAGTGAAGTTCATCAATCCAGACTTTCATGGCAGACCAGCTTATTCGCGCAACCGCAGCCAATGGTGGCATTCGCTGCGTCGGGGTCATCACCACCCGACTCACAGAAGAAGCCCGACAACGCCATCAACTCTCCTACGTCGCCACCGCTGCACTCGGTCGAACCATGAGTGCCGGCCTACTCCTCGCCTCCAACATGAAAAACCCCGACTCCCGCGTCAACTTGCGGGTGAAAGGAGACGGTCCCCTCGGGGGGATTCTCGTCGATGCCGGGATGGATGGAACCGTACGCGGCTACGTCAATAATCCCGACGTCGAACTGCCCCCCAACCCCCGAGGAAAACTCGACGTGGGCCAAGCCGTCGGTTCCAATGGCTTTCTCTACGTCATCCGCGACATCGGCTATGGCTACCCCTACTCCAGTACCGTTGAACTGATGTCTGGAGAAATCGGCGACGATGTCACCCACTATCTCGGAACCTCCGAACAAACCCCCTCAGCCCTAGTTCTCGGGGTCTTCGTAGGGTCAGAAGGGGTCACTGCTGCCGGGGGATTGCTGCTGCAAGTCCTCCCCAAAGCCGCCCGCGACGATGCCCTCATCGCCACCCTGGAATCCAGATTAGCGGGCCTCTCGGGCTTTACGCCCTTACTGAAACAGAAAAAAACCCTCAACGCCATTTTCGAGACACTCCTGGGGGATTTAGACCTGAAAATCCTCCCCGGCGTGCAGATGTTGCGCTTCCACTGCGGCTGTTCCTGGGATCGGATGCTGGGCGCTCTCAAACTTCTGGGGGTCAGTGAGTTGGAGGATATGATTGACAAAGATGGTGGGGCCGAGGCCACCTGTGAATTTTGTAAAGAGGTCTATAACGCCGATGTCAACGACTTACAACGGCTCATCGATGATTTAGCCCAATCGTCCTCAGCCCGTTAAAAGAGGTTCCAAGAGAGGATTTGGGGGGATTTCCCCCCAAGCCTCAACCAACCTCACTCTTCAATATCTTGAATTTGCGTGGCCACCCGTTCACTAAACTCGGCATCCGTGTCAGCCAGGGTTAACAATTGCAAGTATTCCGGGGGAGTCAATCCCGTCTCTTGGATAATCTCGATCGCCGCCGCTTCCAATTCCTGTTCGAGTTGGTTGTACTCTTCAGCGGTTTCGGCTTGTTGCAGTTCCTCACTGCGGCCACTAATGAGATCCACAATCCCCATATAGGCGTTGGCGAACTGACTCACCTTTTCCGAGGAAATCGCCCCCGAGTCAGTAATTTCAGAGATACCCAAATTCGGCATTTCAGTCGCAGCGGGGGCTTCATCGGCCCAGGCTAATCCCGGAACCAGGAACATCAGTAGCCCCCAACAGATGGCGATCGCCCCGATCAGTCCTTGTCTACTCATCAATTGCATAAAGTCATCCTTAGTATCGTTATCCCTTCAGTATACTGGCGTGGCTTGAATCGATGCGATCGCCCCCTCAACCCAAACGATACTGACGGAACAGATCACCAGCCACCCGATGCAACAAACTATGGCGATACGTCAGCGCCGCAAAATCCGTACTATAGCCCCCACCAATCACACAGGCCACCGGATACCCCGCCCCCAAACACGTCCCCAACACCTGCATCTCCCGGCGAAAAATCCCCGTATCTGTCAACGCCAACTTCCCCAGGCGATCGCCCAAATGCGGGTCCACCCCAGCATCATACAGCACCAAATCCGGCTTCACCTGAGACAACAGATCCGGCAAATACTCAGCCAACGTTTGTAAATACTCATCATCCTCCATCCCCTCCCGCAGCGACACATCCAAATCACTCACTTGCTTACGACTCGGGAAATTCGCCCCACAGTGCATCGAGAACGTAAACACCGTCTCATCCCCCTGGAACATCACCGCCGTTCCATCCCCCTGATGCACATCCAAATCCACAATCAACACCCGCCGCGCCAATCCCCGCTTCTGCACAAACCGGGCCGCGATCGCCAAATCATTAAAAATACAAAATCCCGAACCAAACCCTGGAAACGCATGATGAGTTCCCCCCACCGTATTACAAGCTAACCCTGTCTCCAGAGCCAACTGAGCCGTCAACAGCGTTCCCCCCACCGCCAAACAGGTGCGTCGCGCCAATTCTGCACTCCAAGGAAGTCCAATCCGCCGTTGCGCCTTCTCCGGGAGGGTTCCCGTCAAATAGCCTTCCACATACTCCCCCTCATGGAGCCATTCCAACACCTCCCGAGGCGGTAAACTGGGAACGTGAACCTGATCCGGCGTGACGATTCCCTGGCGCAACAGATAGCTGTAGAGTTGCGAGAACTTCTGCATCGGGAAACGATGGCCCGGCGGCAGGGGGGCCACATAATCAGGATGATGCACAATCGGTAACACCATAAACGAGCCTTAACGGGTATTCCGGGAAAAATTTGTAAGATACAGATAGATAATTATCCCAAATTTTCACAAGCGAGATATCCCTATGGACTCCAAACTGACCTGGCAATACGGCAGCGAACATCCTGAGAATAGCGCCAATCTCGATGCCATTCGTCAATGGTGGTCAAAACTCAGTGGTAAAAGCATTCTCTGGCAACAACGCATCGTTCCCGACGGCGAGGAGGTGGGCCAACTCGACTGGGAACCCCAGCGGTTTGACGAACGCTTTGCCATGGCCGAACCGGAACTGAAAGGCATCACGGTATACTGGCGCAAACCCGACGAAGAGGCCCCCCGCAACATTACCGCCGGAACCCTAGAACTCGAAACTCGACAGCAGCAACTGTTTGTTTATCCCAAATCTCGCCCCAACGTTGCCATTCGGGTCAGTTTACCCCAAGTTAAGTTTGAGACCGTGGAACTGACTCAGCCCGAGGTTCAATGTGTGGTTAATAATGAGAAGGGCCTGCTCGTCTTCCGGGACAAACCTCAATTACTCGAAGTCAAAATTAAACTCGATGCAGCGGCGATCGCCCGCATGAAAGAACAACTCAGCAGTGACGAGTAAATCCCGATGGGCGATCCATCCCTTGCGATCGCCCAATCCATTCGGCAATATCATCCCAGTTAACACTCAAACATCATGCTTTTATCTTTGTCCGAAAAAGAACGAGAAATTGTAGAGAAATTACGTAAAATCCCTCCAGATAATCTCCATAAAATCGAAAATTTCATAGATTTCTTGAGTCTTCGTTATCAAGATAGACAGCTTGTGGAAGCCAGTAAGAGGCTCTCCAACCCAGCTTTTCAGGACGTCTGGGATAACGATGAGGATGCCAGTTATGACGAGCCGTGACTCTCAGTCTTCAATCACTCCCAACACCTCATCCACCGTTAACCGTAACTCCGGAAAAACCCCTGACACCAACCTATCCCCCCGCCTAAACTGCCGTAACTGATACTCCCCCTCCAGCAAACTCGCGATCGTAATCGTCGGTTGCTTCGGCGTTCCGATATATCGCACCCCACCCAAGGCCCGATAACCTACCAGCCAATACTCCTGAATCCCCATCGCCTCATACTCAATCAGTTTATGGCCATAATCATCCCGCCAATTCGTGCTAACCACCTCAACCACTAACGGAACCGTCGCCCCCGACTCAATCACAGAAGCCGTCTTCCAGAGAGGTTCCTGACGCAATTGACGGCGATCGCACACCGCCACATGACGACCCCATCAAATTCATCTTGGAATTCTACGGGGGGATTGACGGTCATAGTCTCTGTATTGGGTTGGCAATGGTTGAGTTGCTAAGGGTTGACTATTGACTATTTACATTTTATGTGATAAGATAATCTCTGTTTACATACATTCAAAAATATATTCCCACTAACTAAACAGTTTTATGAAAAATTGGCAAAGAATTCTTGAGAGTATTCCCGATGGAACTGCCGAACAAGACTTTGAAGATCGCTTTGTTATCCCTTTTCTAGAAGAAGTTGGATTTGATGGAGATCGCAGAACCCGAGATAGAAGCCGTCAATTTACCGGGTATTATAACAATAAAAGTTATCGGGTTAAACCTGATTTTGTATGTTGGTCTGGGGTTCCAGAAGCCGAAAACTCACATCCATATTTAGTTGTTGAGAATAAGGCAGTAAATTCGGAGTATTGGCGCGATGCAGTCGATAAAATTAAAAAATCTCTTCAGGTCGTCGCAACTCCATCGATGTCGGGTCAAACGGTGAGCAAATCTGCTCAATTTGGGATAGCAACGAATGGCATCTATTTACAATTATTTCAAAGGCATGGTAAGATATCGGTTCCTCGAACACCTCGGTTTGAACTCAGAAAAACTCCGATTAATCAAATTATAGAAGAAATCAGGAAAAATTTAGATTCCCCTCGAAGAGCTTTAACCGTAATGTGCTGGAACAACAAAGGTGGGGTTGGCAAAACAACTATTACCACTCACCTAAGTTCCGCACTTTCTGTTCGTAAAAATATTCAAGTTTTAGTTCTAAATTTTGACTTGCAGGCGGATCTCAATAGTCTTTTTAATATATCTCGCATGAGTGATTATCATTCCAAGGCAAAACTCTATTTATACGATGCGCTTTGCGATGTTGGAACTGGAAATTATGAGCACATTGATGATTACCCCAAAATGGTTGTTTCTAAGACTTACAAACAGGCTAGTATTAATGTTATACCTGGGGAACTTTCGATGTTTGAAGTTGAAGCTGGTGAGTGGAATAATCGCGTCGACTCTCTAAGAATGTTATTAGAAAAAGCTGGCTTTTATCAGGACTATGATTATATTTTTATTGATGCTTCGCCATCTTGGCGAGGTATGGGCGAATTAGCAGCTGTAGCTTCCGATATTATTCTTCCTATAATAGATAATTCTGATTTTTCCATCGAGGCAGTGAAACGGCTTAAATCAATTTATTTAAGTTTTCGGAATAAGGGAAAATGGAATATAAGACGTTCTCCAAAGCCTCCAACGATTGAAGGTTATATTTTAAACTCTCGCTCTAGAGGATCTGAGACTGAAGAGGCTTTTTTTGCAAATACTGAGCGGAAACTTGAAAGAGAAAATTTAGATGAGCCTGTATTAGCTCGAATCAAAAACCTTGCTAAATTGCAGGAAATTCAGACATCGATTGTAAAAACTTACTATAATGCTAAATCAAGCTGGGATAAACTTTCTGAATTGGAAAAACTTGAAGAATCAAAATCAAACAGTATCCCTAGATTGTTTATTAAGATAGCAAATGATATTTTCTAAAGTGTTGTGAATCAAAATATTTTAAACTTGTTGAGTTCTAGGTGGCAAAATGTCTATTGATGAAGAAGGAAAACTGATTCAGACGGCAATTAAAAATATTCATGTATCCAAATCATTGAATCCCCAAGAAAAAGCGATTGCAGAAAGTCTTGCAAAAAGCATCTCTCAAACTCGGAGAAATTGGATACCCATTTACGTCAAAGAGCTTGAGACTCATAGTTACGATTTGATAGAAAATCAAATCATTTTGGAAGCTTCAAGACTTGCAGGCTTGAAAATTGTTCACTGCATTCAAATAGATGAAAATCCAGAAACCAAGAAACAAATAAAAGTGTTTCAAGACTCACTATTTTTGTTGTCAGCAGAAAATGGTAAAAATCATATTTGTAAGTCTGAGGTATCTGAAGACAGAAAAGAAAAGATTTTTATCAATAGAGAACCCGAAGAAAGTTTACGTCGAGAATTAAGGTCTATAAAAGGTATTGGACCGAAAACTATCAACAAAATCTTGGAAAATAGACCGTTTGACTCCGAAGAAAATTTTTTAACGAGAATCGATCAAGCATCACGTTTTTATGAAAACCTAAAAAAAAGATATGAAATAGAATATGCATAAAAATATGCAGCGGCGATCGCCCGCCTGAAAAAACAACTCAGCAGTGACGAGTAAATCCCGATGGGCGATCCATCCCTTGCGATCGCCCAGCCACGGCGAAAAATTACCAGTGTAGGGGCGAAAAATTTTTCGCCCCTACTGAGGGGATTCTTCAATCACTCCCAACACCTCATCCACCGTTAACCGTAACTCCGGAAAAACCCCTGACACCAACCTATCCCCCCGCCTAAACTGTTGTAACTGATACTCCCCCTCCAGCAAACTCGCGATCGTAATCGTCGGTTGCTTCGGCCTTCCGATATATCGCACCCCACCCAAGGCCCGATAATCCACCAGCCAATACTCCTGAATCCCCATCGCCTCATACTCAATCAGTTTATGGCCATAATCATCCCGCCAATTCGTGCTAACCACCTCAACCACTAAGGGAACCGTCGCCCCCGACTCAATCACAGAAGCCGTCTTCCAGAGAGATTCCTGACGCAATTGACGGCGATCGCACACCGCCACATCCGGCTGATATCCCGATCGCGGCGCTTGCGGTTTCAACAAACAGGCCCGGGGAATCGTATACGGAAGTCCCCCCCGACGAATCGCCACATTAAACTCCGCCAGCAAAAACCCCGCAATCTCCTCATGAGGCCCTGTCGGTAACACCGCAATCACTTCCCCTTCAATTAGTTCATAGCGCCGGCCATCGTCAGGATACTGCGCCAGAAACGCCTCAAACTCTAGCGGTTGAGTTTGTACAGCCACCATCGTCCTTATCTACCCCTCAACGAATCATCTCGACACCAAACCTCATACATGGCCCAAATCGCCATCGCCCGTAGATAATGTCCCGCACGGAACGTCCGGGCCGCCGTAATCGCCTCAGGTGTGCGAAACTGAAGTCCTCCCTCATAAATTTGTCGCACCACCGCCTCCGTCATCATTAGCGCCTCCGTCTTCAACCCCATCAGAACCAAAAACGCCCCAATCCCGAAGTTAATCCCCGTCCAAACTTCCAGCGGGTGCGTCGCCTGGGGATCTTCCGGGGAACCATCCAACATCACCCCATTAGCGGCCCCAATCGGCGTCTCTAAGCCTTGATTAAACTGGACAAAACAACTCTCATACACCGTTTTCAGAGCCAAGTCCGCACAATTGCGCGGCACAATGTCCTCCAACCCCAACAGTTGCGCATAAAACTGGCCACAAAGTTGATCCGCCATCACCACCTCTGAACCACTCTCACTATCAAGACGATAATAGCGACCATTCCAGAGCGTATTGTGATAGCGGGGTTTCGCCTCCTGAAGCCAGACACGATACTCAGGTAACACCTGCGCTGGTTCGGGGATATTCTGGTGGGAATTACTGGTGTTCCAGGGTTTTACAGCAGTTTCTAGCCGTTCCCCAATGGCGATCGCCGCCTCCAAGGCCGCTAACCATAAGCCCCCACAATAGGCACTAATCCCCTGCAAACGCCAATCATCAAAGGTCTGATCCGGTGCGCCACCATTTTCGGGAATAGAATCCCCATCCGTATCAAAGCTTTTCAGATAGGCGATCGCCTGAACCACCCCCTGCCAACAGTCTTGTAAAAACTCAATATCTTTGGCTCCAGTAAACAAGAAATCTCGATAAACTTGCAACACAAAATCGCACGGTAAATCCTTCCAAAGATTACAATCCTGATAGCTCGTGTAATTCGTTTGAACCCAAGGATGTTCATTGGCCGCCCCCAAATCATGGGGCGTTGCCCCCACCGCCTTACGAATTGCAGCCGCCCCATTATAGCCAATCACCCGGGGCGTTTCATCTCCCGTAGGAATGGCCCGCGCGAAGGAGCGAATCACCGATTTTTCCAACAGCGGCCAAAGTTTTAACAGCGCAAAAGACCCATACAAACGAACATCTAAACTTTCATACCAGCGGTAATCAAAACTCTCTAAAACCCCAAAATGTCCCTTCGGTTCGTCCTGATTTGCTGTCGTCCATAAACTGCCCCCACTACTAAGGTCATACAGTTCATTAAACAAGGCCATTTTGAACCAACCCGGCAGGGACTCATCCTCTAAAATCGGCATTTGCCAATCCACGATCGCCTCCTTCCACATATCCGAATGCTTCAGGGCCGTGCGAATCATCGACCAACTATTTTGCCCATTGCGACCAAAAAAGTCCGTATAGCGGCGATAGGCTGTAATTCCAGCAGCAAACTCCGTAATCGGGAAATCCCAGGCCAAAATAAAGGGAATCTTGCGGGTTTTGCCTGGACGCACCGTAAAGCGCACCGCGATCGCTGCCCCAATCCGTTCCCCCGCCACCGCCGGGGTTTCATCCTCCCAATTCTCTAAACTCCCATCTTCGGCAAAGGAGCGCCAAATTTCCGAGCCATCTCCCGCCGGATTCCAGCGAGAATGATAAAACACCTTCACCGCCGGATTCGTTACCGTCGCCAGGGCAAATTGCCCCTCTCCCTCGGCGATCGCCTCATGCCCCATGGCCCCAGAATTGAGCAAACAGCCCAGACGGGAAAAATCCTCTAACCAACGGTTCACATTCCCCTGAGAGTCACCCCAGCGGGACTGATAATCATAAACTGGACTGCCATCATCCCGTACCCGCACCTCCGGGGATTTCAGAGTATTCGTAAACCAACCGGCGATATTTTCCCAAGTTAATAAAATGCTCAACGTAATTGGCGCATCGGTGGGATTATGAGCCGTCCATTCAAAAATCGCCAGGGGATAACTGGTTTCTTGATAATTATCAGGAATAATCGGCGAGAACTGCTCACAAGTCAAATAACAGTTAAACACCCGCTCATACACCGACCAACTGCGGGGATAGAGAGCATGATAGGTTCCCGTGGACTCTCCCGCCTCCGTTTCAGCCGGATACCAAGTCCAACTGCTTAAGGTTCCATCCTCCGGGGGAACCGTCGAGAGAGCATAGGCCTGCCGTTGTCCCCCTTCGGTTTCCTCATACACCGAGAACTGACAACCTGGGAGGGGTTTAAAGATATGTTCCCCCCCATCGAGATGCCAAAGATTAAACGTTCCCTGGGGCGATCGCCCAATCGCACCCGCCCCAAACCCTCCCAGGGGCATTCCATGATCCGGGCCATCATCGAGATTACTGGCATAACGGACGCGATAGGGATTCTCCCAGCCCTGTCCCAGAGGGCGTTGCCAGGTATGGGGAGGAATTGGGGGATGAGTTGGATAGTGAATTGGCATACCGTCAGTTCAGGAAAACGAAAACAGGACTTAAGGACGTCGGGTGGTTCGCGGTTGTCCGATGGTGGTGATATACAGCACCGCTTCATCGGGGGGAATCCCCAGCACATCATTGACATGATCATCAAAAAAGCCAGCAATCCCACTCACACCCAGGCGCAGATACGTTGCCGCTAAATTCAGACGTTGCCCAAGATGACCCGCATCCAAATGTAAATAACGATAGGCGCGATCGCCCCAGCGAGCAATAGCCCCCTGCAAATCCGCCGTATGGAACAACACCATCGCCGCATCTCGCCCTAAATCTTGGCCCAAACAGAGAAAATGCAGTTCACGGCGGAAGTTTTTAAAGCGAATTTGCCGCAATTCCTGGGCTTGAGGCGCATAGTAATAACAGCCATCATCCAATCCCGCCACCGCTGTTGTGGCGATAAAGGTTTGAATCAGACTGCGATCGCACAAATCGGGCTGTTCCCACTCCTGAGCCGCCGAATCTGCCGAAGGATTGCCACTAAGCTGGCCCAGGGGTTGCGGCTGATAGGCAAAATTCAACAACGCCTTCACCTGCTCTAACTCAATCTCAGCACCTCCGTCATAGGCCCGTGTTGAACGGCGTTGCAGCAACGTCGCCTCTAGAGCCTTTCCTCCTACCCCCCAATCCAGAGGAGAACTGGCGGTACTCACCTTGGTGCAAAAGGGAAAGTTATATTTATCCTCAATGCCCTGAGAACTCAACTGAGACTCCGATTCAGCACTAGAGGCAGAACTAGACTCAGGAGCGCCCTCAATGGCGCTGGCCTGGTGTAAATATCCCAGGAGAGAACCATCGGGTAACTCTGGATAATCGAGATCCGCATCGGACGCTAACGCCGTCGTTAAGGGGAGTTCAAGGGCTGCATTTTGCCGTTCCTGAAGGGCTACAACGGCGATCGCCCCCTCCTCTTCTGGATTAAGATACAGCAACTCATTCACCGCCCCATCATTAAACCCAGCAATCAGGTAAGGGCGATAATCCGTCAACGCCGCCGCCAGATCCAAATTTCCCAACAGATGCCCCGTATCCAAATGAATGCGGCGGTAGGCTCGATCCTGATAGCGCCAGGAAGAGCGGAAAAACACCGCCGTCGTCACAATCACAAACGGAGCTTCCTTCAGCGCCGGATGCCCGAAACAGGCCGCCTCCAGAGCCTCACCGGGGTCACCATCCCAGAACTGCACCAGGCTATGATCCCGCACCTGGTAGTTGTAGCGACCTGCGGGCAAATCGTCACCCCCACGAGACAGCACATACACTTCCGCCGGATAGAGTCCCCCCGCTGAGGGAGACGCTCGTAGCAATAAATCCTGTTGAGCAATTTGAGGAATCCGAGCCGTCACCCCATAGGTGCAGTACAGCAGATGAGATAACCGCGAAAGCACCGTTTGGCGATCGCCGATATGGGGTTTTAAATCAATACGAGTCCCAATGGGATAATCCTTAAAGGGAACCGGTGGGCGATCCCAATCGACATTAGGAACCCGTTGATTGATGGTCTTCGGGTCATATTTGGTGCGCTCATGATAGAGCTTAGCGATGGAAAACTTCTGTCTCGTCATACCTTACAGATTTATAATGGACAATTGATAATGGGCAACTCATTATGTTCGCAAGCCTTATATGACCTTATTTTTACTTTGGCTGTATGTCCTAACTCAACTGTCTCTAAAGCTAAAAAATATATAAATTAAAAAACAAGAGAGACAAGATTAGATTAAGGGGAAGTATCTTGTAATTGTAAAGCTTCCTCACTGTTAGAGACCTCCTCATAGACATCCTCCAGGGTTCCCCCATCCATGAGCTTGCGCCTCCAGGTCTCTAAGCCACTCTCATCCACATCTCGTCCTAGAATAGCCTGATACATCCCATTAATCCGAGTCCTCACCTCCTCCCCATAGACCAAGGTGCGCCGAAATTCCGTCACAGACAGTCCCGCCAGAATCGCATGAGACCAATGTTCTAGCTCCCGTTCCGTGGCCGTGCGTTGCAGCAGATCCCGGTAAATGCGGTTAATCTCCGGGTAATAATCCGACGCATCCGGGGGGACACGACTGCGGAGATAGGTTTGCCAATCGAGATCGGACTGAGGCTGGGTATAATACCGTAGCCAATCCCGGTCAAAACAGAGCGTATAGTCATCCGTGCGTCGGCATGACTCCTGACCATTTGCCCGGGGAGCGATCGCCGCTAAAATCGTTAAGGTCGCGATCGCGAAGACCATTGAAGCCCGATATCGACCGTCCTTTCGAGAAGAATCCATGAAGTCCTACCTTGCTGCGGCAATTCAAATGACGAGCGTGCCAGATCTCCATCAAAACTTGGCACAAGCTGAAGAATTAATCGACCTTGCCGTGCGCCGAGGAGCCGAACTGATCGGATTGCCGGAAAACTTCTCCTTCCTCGGAGAAGAAGCCGACAAAATCGCCCAAGCGC contains these protein-coding regions:
- a CDS encoding histone deacetylase, giving the protein MVLPIVHHPDYVAPLPPGHRFPMQKFSQLYSYLLRQGIVTPDQVHVPSLPPREVLEWLHEGEYVEGYLTGTLPEKAQRRIGLPWSAELARRTCLAVGGTLLTAQLALETGLACNTVGGTHHAFPGFGSGFCIFNDLAIAARFVQKRGLARRVLIVDLDVHQGDGTAVMFQGDETVFTFSMHCGANFPSRKQVSDLDVSLREGMEDDEYLQTLAEYLPDLLSQVKPDLVLYDAGVDPHLGDRLGKLALTDTGIFRREMQVLGTCLGAGYPVACVIGGGYSTDFAALTYRHSLLHRVAGDLFRQYRLG
- a CDS encoding Uma2 family endonuclease, whose product is MVAVQTQPLEFEAFLAQYPDDGRRYELIEGEVIAVLPTGPHEEIAGFLLAEFNVAIRRGGLPYTIPRACLLKPQAPRSGYQPDVAVCDRRQLRQESLWKTASVIESGATVPLVVEVVSTNWRDDYGHKLIEYEAMGIQEYWLVDYRALGGVRYIGRPKQPTITIASLLEGEYQLQQFRRGDRLVSGVFPELRLTVDEVLGVIEESPQ
- a CDS encoding GHKL domain-containing protein; protein product: MSVLLQSISQPQLPEETPVAHLSLDSTLDELELHQCNVPVSCRGEEVMEIFNQNPLLPGVILTQNQEFVGVLSRRRLLEHMSQIYSIELFSRRPIASLYYFAEREVFCYPSHTLIVMAARRSLQRPPDLLYEPILVEVDSGEYHLLDVHQLLVAQSHIHQLTTQLLHEQTRQQMMQTEKMSSLGRMVAGVAHEFRNPVNCINGNMNFLQNYFQDLLELVEAYEAEGAVAEEVQELKEDLEFEFLKDDLPKILQTVRESAERLTKIVGSLHSFSHMGEDRYENTNLETHLENTLLILNNRLKTGITLEKHYGHIPPVYCASGQLNQVFMNLLSNAIDAVEEVKQLGKEPIITLTTQQIDENWVSIIIEDNGPGIPETIQNRIFENFFTTKPAGKGTGLGLAISHQIIVDNHHGQLSFSSTPGEGTAFEMRLPIKPVQA
- a CDS encoding DUF4168 domain-containing protein, with the translated sequence MSRQGLIGAIAICWGLLMFLVPGLAWADEAPAATEMPNLGISEITDSGAISSEKVSQFANAYMGIVDLISGRSEELQQAETAEEYNQLEQELEAAAIEIIQETGLTPPEYLQLLTLADTDAEFSERVATQIQDIEE
- a CDS encoding Uma2 family endonuclease, translated to MAVCDRRQLRQEPLWKTASVIESGATVPLVVEVVSTNWRDDYGHKLIEYEAMGIQEYWLVGYRALGGVRYIGTPKQPTITIASLLEGEYQLRQFRRGDRLVSGVFPELRLTVDEVLGVIED
- the hslO gene encoding Hsp33 family molecular chaperone HslO → MADQLIRATAANGGIRCVGVITTRLTEEARQRHQLSYVATAALGRTMSAGLLLASNMKNPDSRVNLRVKGDGPLGGILVDAGMDGTVRGYVNNPDVELPPNPRGKLDVGQAVGSNGFLYVIRDIGYGYPYSSTVELMSGEIGDDVTHYLGTSEQTPSALVLGVFVGSEGVTAAGGLLLQVLPKAARDDALIATLESRLAGLSGFTPLLKQKKTLNAIFETLLGDLDLKILPGVQMLRFHCGCSWDRMLGALKLLGVSELEDMIDKDGGAEATCEFCKEVYNADVNDLQRLIDDLAQSSSAR
- a CDS encoding ParA family protein encodes the protein MKNWQRILESIPDGTAEQDFEDRFVIPFLEEVGFDGDRRTRDRSRQFTGYYNNKSYRVKPDFVCWSGVPEAENSHPYLVVENKAVNSEYWRDAVDKIKKSLQVVATPSMSGQTVSKSAQFGIATNGIYLQLFQRHGKISVPRTPRFELRKTPINQIIEEIRKNLDSPRRALTVMCWNNKGGVGKTTITTHLSSALSVRKNIQVLVLNFDLQADLNSLFNISRMSDYHSKAKLYLYDALCDVGTGNYEHIDDYPKMVVSKTYKQASINVIPGELSMFEVEAGEWNNRVDSLRMLLEKAGFYQDYDYIFIDASPSWRGMGELAAVASDIILPIIDNSDFSIEAVKRLKSIYLSFRNKGKWNIRRSPKPPTIEGYILNSRSRGSETEEAFFANTERKLERENLDEPVLARIKNLAKLQEIQTSIVKTYYNAKSSWDKLSELEKLEESKSNSIPRLFIKIANDIF
- a CDS encoding toxin-antitoxin system, antitoxin component, Xre family protein, giving the protein MLLSLSEKEREIVEKLRKIPPDNLHKIENFIDFLSLRYQDRQLVEASKRLSNPAFQDVWDNDEDASYDEP